One Cygnus atratus isolate AKBS03 ecotype Queensland, Australia chromosome 21, CAtr_DNAZoo_HiC_assembly, whole genome shotgun sequence genomic region harbors:
- the HTR6 gene encoding 5-hydroxytryptamine receptor 6: MEGDLGSPNASVLGERSLLVGSSWLAAFLCFIILLTTAGNFLLILLIVTQRSLRNTSNYFLVSLFMSDLMVGLVVMPPAMLNQLYGRWVLRGDFCSLWYAFDVMCCSASILNLCIISLDRYLLIISPLKYKLRMTSCRALWLILAAWTLAALASFLPIKMGWHKLEFEVRSPNITSRGDEDQCRLVVSLPYALVASCLTFFLPSAAISFTYCRILLAACKQAVQVASLTSNVATATTDEVTAQVPRTPSQPPAGSESRRFASKHSKKALKASLTLGILLGMFFVAWLPFFITNVTQAVCECIPAGFFDVLTWLGYCNSTVNPIIYPLFMRDFKRAMGKYLPCCRRSGQPRPSAISLSMRNSNSGPRVATSLKNVLTLQADTDSVDSGAPVDEHSLPPPAADAAQALLAPGVRLINIFDTEPREEELQHRQLGTPVA; this comes from the exons aTGGAGGGTGATTTGGGGTCCCCCAACGCCAGCGTGCTGGGGGAGCGCTCgctgctggtgggcagcagctggctggctgcCTTCCTTTGCTTCATCATCCTGCTGACCACGGCGGGGAacttcctcctcatcctcctcatTGTCACCCAGCGCTCCCTCCGCAACACCTCCAACTACTTCCTGGTGTCCCTCTTCATGTCCGACCTGATGGTGGGGCTGGTGGTCATGCCCCCAGCCATGCTCAACCAGCTCTACGGGCgctgggtgctgcggggtgACTTCTGCTCGCTCTGGTACGCCTTTGACGTCATGTGCTGCAGCGCCTCCATCCTCAACCTCTGCATCATCAGCTTGGACCGCTACCTGCTCATCATCTCCCCCCTCAAATACAAGCTGCGGATGACCTCCTGCCGGGCCCTCTGGCTCATCCTGGCCGCCTGGACCTTGGCCGCGCTGGCCTCCTTCCTGCCTATCAAGATGGGCTGGCATAAGCTGGAGTTTGAGGTCCGGTCCCCGAATATCACCTCCCGGGGGGATGAGGACCAGTGCCGGCTAGTGGTCAGCTTGCCCTACGCCCTGGTGGCCTCCTGCCTGACTTTCTTCCTGCCCTCCGCTGCCATCTCCTTCACCTACTGCCGCATCCTCCTGGCAGCCTGCAAGCAAGCCGTGCAGGTGGCTTCCCTCACCTCCAACGTGGCCACCGCCACCACCGACGAGGTCACGGCACAG GTTCCCCgcacccccagccagcccccggCCGGCAGCGAGAGCAGGAGGTTTGCCAGCAAGCACAGCAAGAAGGCGCTGAAGGCGAGTCTGACGCTGGGCATCCTCTTGGGCATGTTCTTCGTGGCCTGGCTCCCCTTCTTCATCACCAACGTGACACAG GCAGTGTGCGAGTGCATCCCGGCCGGCTTCTTCGACGTGCTCACCTGGCTGGGGTACTGCAACAGCACCGTGAACCCCATCATCTACCCGCTCTTCATGAGGGACTTCAAGAGAGCCATGGGCAAATACCTGCCCTGCTGCCGGCgctcggggcagccccggcccagCGCCATCTCCCTCTCCATGAGGAACTCCAACAGCGGGCCCCGCGTGGCCACGTCCCTCAAGAACGTCCTCACCTTGCAGGCCGACACCGACTCCGTCGACTCCGGGGCACCGGTGGACGAACACAGCctgccgccgccggccgccgaCGCTGCCCAGGCTCTCCTGGCCCCCGGAGTCCGCTTGATCAATATTTTTGACACGGAGCCCCGCgaagaggagctgcagcaccgGCAGCTCGGCACGCCGGTGGCCTGA
- the LOC118253373 gene encoding guanylin-like: protein MEGFLSFTVLILLSLVHSSQGVYVQDGDLKFSLESVKKLKELMDENRSINPRMVASKTTYSPCKEKDLPEEFQAVCKREDAPMIFERLSTAVREADLCEICANAACSGCF, encoded by the exons ATGGaaggctttctttcctttacagTCCTTATACTCCTTTCACTGGTACACAGCTCCCAGGGAGTCTATGTCCAG GATGGCGACTTGAAATTCTCCCTTGAATCTGTGAAGAAGCTAAAGGAGCTCATGGATGAGAACAGAAGCATTAACCCTCGCATGGTGGCTTCAAAGACTACCTATTCtccatgcaaagaaaaagatcttCCTGAGGAGTTCCAAGCTGTGTGTAAAAGAGAAGATGCACCCATGATTTTCGAGAGGCTGA GCACAGCTGTCAGAGAAGCTGATTTGTGTGAAATCTGTGCCAATGCTGCCTGCTCTGGTTGCTTTTGA